One Streptomyces coeruleorubidus DNA segment encodes these proteins:
- a CDS encoding LLM class F420-dependent oxidoreductase, producing MRLGLALGYWGRGPSPDHVPLAQEAERLGYDSVWTAESWGSDAFTPLAWIAAHTSRVRLGTAVAQMAARPPTTTAMHALTLDHLSGGRVMLGLGLSGPQVVEGWYGRPFPKSPLTATREYVDVVRQVLRREAPVELAGRFHSHPYRGPDATGLGKPLKPVTHPLRPGLPVLLGAEGPKNVAQTIRIADGWLPLYWSPTRPKEAYGERVADLPEGFMVAPMAQVRVCDDVTEGLLPVKAMLGFYIGGMGHVARNFHADLMARMGYEGEARRIQELFLSGRRDEAVLAVPDAFADEISLVGPRERIAERLELWRKGPVTDLLALAPDRQSLRVLAELNS from the coding sequence CCTCACCCGACCATGTGCCGCTCGCGCAGGAGGCCGAGCGGCTGGGCTACGACTCGGTGTGGACGGCGGAGTCGTGGGGCTCGGACGCCTTCACGCCGCTCGCCTGGATCGCGGCGCACACCTCCCGCGTCCGACTGGGCACGGCCGTCGCACAGATGGCGGCCCGCCCGCCGACCACGACCGCGATGCACGCGCTGACCCTGGACCACCTCTCCGGCGGCCGCGTGATGCTGGGCCTCGGACTGTCCGGCCCGCAGGTCGTCGAGGGCTGGTACGGCCGCCCGTTCCCGAAGTCGCCGCTGACCGCGACCCGCGAGTACGTCGACGTCGTTCGGCAGGTACTGCGGCGGGAGGCGCCGGTGGAACTGGCCGGCCGCTTCCACTCCCACCCCTACCGGGGCCCCGACGCCACCGGTCTCGGCAAGCCGCTCAAGCCCGTCACCCACCCCCTGCGTCCCGGCCTGCCGGTCCTGCTCGGTGCCGAGGGGCCGAAGAACGTCGCGCAGACGATCCGGATCGCGGACGGCTGGCTGCCGCTGTACTGGTCTCCGACGCGGCCGAAGGAGGCGTACGGGGAGCGGGTCGCCGACCTGCCGGAAGGCTTCATGGTGGCGCCCATGGCCCAGGTGCGGGTCTGCGACGACGTGACGGAAGGCCTCCTGCCCGTCAAAGCCATGCTCGGCTTCTACATCGGCGGCATGGGGCACGTGGCCCGCAACTTCCACGCCGACCTCATGGCCCGCATGGGTTACGAGGGGGAGGCCCGCCGCATCCAGGAGTTGTTCCTGTCCGGCCGCAGGGACGAGGCCGTACTCGCCGTCCCGGACGCCTTCGCCGACGAGATCTCCCTGGTCGGTCCGCGAGAACGCATCGCGGAGCGGCTGGAGTTGTGGCGCAAGGGGCCGGTGACCGATCTGCTGGCGCTGGCTCCGGACCGACAGTCGCTGCGGGTGCTGGCGGAGCTCAACTCGTAG
- a CDS encoding TetR family transcriptional regulator: MPAEAKVSAKVNKVAKVDASAAASASPPLTERQEARRRRILHASAQLASRGGFDAVQMREVAESSQVALGTLYRYFPSKIHLLVATMQDQLEHMHGTLRKKPPQGETAAERVAETLMRAFRALQREPHLADAMVRALTFADRSVSPEVDQVSRQTTAIILDAMGLEHPTAEQLSAVRVIEHTWHSALITWLSGRASIAQVKIDIETVCRLIDLTAPDAHG; encoded by the coding sequence ATGCCCGCGGAAGCCAAGGTGAGCGCCAAGGTGAACAAGGTGGCCAAGGTGGATGCCAGCGCCGCAGCCTCCGCCTCCCCGCCCCTGACGGAGCGGCAGGAGGCCCGCCGTCGCCGCATCCTGCACGCGAGCGCGCAGCTGGCCAGCCGGGGCGGTTTCGACGCCGTGCAGATGCGCGAGGTCGCGGAGTCCTCGCAGGTGGCGCTCGGCACCCTGTACCGCTACTTCCCCTCCAAGATCCATCTGCTGGTCGCCACCATGCAGGACCAGCTGGAGCACATGCACGGCACGCTGCGGAAGAAGCCCCCGCAGGGCGAGACGGCGGCCGAGCGGGTCGCGGAGACGTTGATGCGGGCCTTTCGCGCCCTCCAGCGCGAACCGCATCTGGCCGACGCGATGGTCCGCGCGCTCACCTTCGCCGACCGCAGTGTGAGCCCGGAGGTCGATCAGGTCTCGCGGCAGACGACGGCGATCATCCTGGACGCGATGGGGCTGGAACACCCCACTGCGGAGCAGCTGTCGGCGGTCCGGGTCATCGAGCACACCTGGCACTCGGCCCTCATCACCTGGCTGTCCGGCCGCGCCTCCATCGCCCAGGTCAAGATCGACATCGAGACGGTGTGCCGCCTGATCGACCTGACGGCGCCGGACGCACATGGATGA
- a CDS encoding prenyltransferase gives MTTPRTEHLVLPGVLTAGQAAATVAGILAVQREDGAIPWFRGHHLDPWDHVEAAMALDAAGEHEAAERAYLWLARHQNEDGSWYAAYADGDFADVTDRGRETNFVAYIAVGVWHHYLSTGDDTFLERMWPAVYAAVEFVLRLQQPGGQIGWRRDDDGTDTADALLTGSSSIHHALRCALAIAEQREEAQPDWELAAGALRHAIRRHPERFLDKNRYSMDWYYPVLGGALTGAEAKARIEDDWDRFVVPGLGVRCVVPNPWVTGGESAELALALWAMGESDRALEVLQSIQHLRDPASGLYWTGYVFEDKAIWPRELTTWTAGSLLLAVAALGGHEATCRVFGGEGLPGGLESDCCA, from the coding sequence GTGACGACTCCCCGGACGGAACATCTGGTCCTGCCCGGGGTCCTGACCGCCGGGCAGGCCGCCGCGACCGTCGCCGGCATCCTCGCCGTGCAGCGCGAGGACGGCGCGATCCCGTGGTTCCGGGGACACCACCTCGACCCGTGGGACCACGTCGAGGCCGCGATGGCCCTCGACGCGGCCGGTGAACACGAGGCCGCCGAACGGGCCTACCTGTGGCTGGCCCGGCACCAGAACGAGGACGGCTCCTGGTACGCGGCCTATGCGGACGGGGACTTCGCCGACGTCACCGACCGGGGCCGGGAGACCAACTTCGTCGCCTACATAGCCGTCGGCGTCTGGCACCACTACCTCTCCACCGGCGACGACACGTTCCTGGAGCGGATGTGGCCGGCGGTGTACGCGGCGGTGGAGTTCGTGCTGCGCCTGCAGCAGCCGGGCGGGCAGATCGGCTGGCGGCGCGACGACGACGGCACGGACACGGCGGACGCCCTGCTCACGGGCAGCTCCTCCATCCACCACGCCCTGCGGTGCGCGCTGGCGATCGCCGAGCAGCGGGAAGAGGCGCAGCCGGACTGGGAGTTGGCGGCGGGCGCGCTGCGGCACGCGATACGCCGGCATCCGGAGCGGTTCCTCGACAAGAACCGTTACTCGATGGACTGGTACTACCCCGTGCTCGGCGGCGCCCTGACCGGTGCGGAGGCCAAGGCCCGCATAGAGGACGACTGGGACCGGTTCGTCGTCCCGGGACTGGGGGTTCGGTGCGTGGTCCCCAACCCGTGGGTGACAGGGGGCGAGTCCGCGGAACTGGCGCTGGCGCTCTGGGCGATGGGGGAGTCGGACCGCGCGCTGGAGGTCCTCCAGTCGATCCAGCACCTGCGCGATCCGGCCAGCGGCCTGTACTGGACGGGGTACGTCTTCGAGGACAAGGCGATCTGGCCGCGCGAGTTGACGACGTGGACGGCGGGGTCGCTGCTGCTGGCCGTCGCCGCGCTGGGGGGTCATGAGGCCACGTGCCGGGTCTTCGGCGGCGAGGGCCTGCCTGGGGGGCTGGAGTCGGACTGCTGCGCCTAG
- a CDS encoding DUF6185 family protein, translated as MFTTALLCMMLSATARAADDGCHAEQLKTARVTASVRLKHEGEDYSRAEGRLTVKVPKSWRLAADLLLNGDTERYRTAMRCLLRDPGAPFQYRDTEGRAHPPRVTVQKKWMTVEHRVTTWVINLQDRDFGPWRITEGNRLWTLELVRPPALEKAWWQEVTVDLGGRAARRVSPAPDTGSTHRLTWGAQKAGGKPPEVRVLLQPPATKATAARWGQIPWYAMDRLAWLPFDAVILALLLSVVRAVRDEPVSSPPTDAEEHTVRNLLHMGWLAFAVTVTQYVTNVFLEHIDGLVVVLLTGLAVCAFGRPGRVAVALVVAAAGYVAAVVCRPDWFALPSGLELDWADAPDAVRWFRDEGGMYAFVSACACVVFVWLVGIVSSLMRLWRACDATAAVSSRGRFPLSVLGVLIFVSAALPAASVWTAQNAWESRSWLSRRTADEDYGLWHVASLFNDDVRWFPEAWVDWFSMEYFWWWGPSLAIVAVLRARHRAAAEPAVLPSPAEVRTLKAFFVVAVAPLVGWYAGVPLPLPPLLALWLALTALLAFGARRSVLYRELLPGVRVHEVVREFDRRRLLKAARRHRELHAQLRRVEQGQQDGQRAELEHELDRLNRLPHPSPPPGLPNTWVRLPHSAGPVELALAWGPRTTWWGNACRAAYFATLASVPTAGVLLWAEHVRGTLWTDKFVERFGFVDTVASLMSMGITWAGAGFTLGALWRVLPGRRGPVRAFWLSLVYAVPAFVHWIGVRLVDQPFDTWALNVSLTLLVLTVTGVAMDIDTFRREGHYWPTKAGLLLSVYQWRTASLQVAFLVAQVVALVTIWQQLKGAEPMVLIERDPSEGVGGGGSGSAP; from the coding sequence ATGTTCACGACAGCGCTGCTGTGCATGATGCTCAGCGCGACCGCCCGGGCGGCGGACGACGGCTGCCACGCCGAACAGCTGAAGACAGCCCGTGTCACCGCATCGGTCCGCCTCAAGCACGAGGGCGAGGACTACAGCAGGGCCGAGGGCCGCCTCACGGTGAAGGTGCCCAAGTCGTGGCGCCTGGCGGCGGATCTGCTGCTGAACGGGGACACGGAGCGGTACCGGACTGCGATGCGGTGTCTGCTGCGCGATCCCGGCGCTCCTTTCCAGTACCGGGACACGGAGGGACGCGCGCATCCGCCGCGGGTGACGGTCCAGAAGAAATGGATGACGGTCGAGCATCGCGTCACCACGTGGGTCATCAATCTGCAGGACCGGGACTTCGGGCCCTGGCGCATCACTGAGGGCAACCGCCTGTGGACCCTGGAGTTGGTACGCCCTCCCGCACTGGAGAAGGCCTGGTGGCAGGAGGTGACCGTCGATCTGGGCGGGCGCGCCGCGCGGCGCGTCTCCCCGGCGCCGGACACCGGCTCCACGCACAGGCTGACCTGGGGCGCACAGAAGGCGGGAGGAAAGCCGCCCGAGGTGCGGGTTCTCCTTCAGCCGCCGGCGACCAAGGCCACGGCCGCGCGATGGGGCCAGATCCCCTGGTACGCGATGGACCGGCTGGCCTGGCTGCCCTTCGACGCGGTGATCCTTGCCTTGCTCCTGTCCGTGGTGCGCGCGGTGCGGGACGAGCCCGTCTCCTCGCCGCCCACCGACGCGGAGGAACACACGGTCCGCAATCTGCTGCACATGGGCTGGCTGGCGTTCGCGGTCACCGTCACCCAATACGTCACCAACGTGTTCCTGGAGCACATCGACGGTCTCGTCGTCGTGCTCCTCACGGGCCTGGCGGTGTGCGCCTTCGGCAGGCCCGGACGGGTCGCGGTCGCGCTCGTCGTCGCCGCCGCCGGTTACGTCGCCGCCGTGGTGTGCCGTCCTGACTGGTTCGCGCTGCCCTCCGGTCTGGAACTCGACTGGGCGGACGCCCCGGATGCGGTGCGGTGGTTCCGGGACGAGGGAGGCATGTACGCGTTCGTCTCGGCCTGCGCCTGCGTCGTCTTCGTCTGGCTGGTGGGCATCGTCTCCTCCCTGATGCGGCTGTGGCGGGCCTGCGACGCCACGGCTGCGGTGTCGTCCCGCGGACGCTTCCCGCTCAGCGTCCTGGGCGTGCTCATCTTCGTGTCGGCGGCTCTCCCGGCGGCGAGCGTGTGGACCGCGCAGAACGCGTGGGAAAGCCGGAGCTGGCTCAGCCGGCGCACCGCGGACGAGGACTACGGGCTGTGGCATGTGGCGTCGCTCTTCAACGACGACGTCCGCTGGTTCCCCGAGGCGTGGGTGGACTGGTTCAGCATGGAGTACTTCTGGTGGTGGGGCCCGTCCCTGGCGATCGTGGCCGTGCTGCGCGCCCGGCACAGGGCGGCGGCTGAGCCGGCCGTGCTCCCGTCGCCGGCGGAGGTACGGACCCTGAAGGCGTTCTTCGTGGTCGCGGTCGCGCCGCTCGTCGGCTGGTACGCCGGTGTCCCGCTTCCCCTGCCGCCGCTGCTGGCGCTCTGGCTCGCGCTGACCGCGCTGCTGGCCTTCGGCGCCAGGCGCTCGGTCCTGTACCGGGAGCTGCTGCCCGGTGTCCGGGTGCACGAGGTGGTCAGGGAGTTCGACAGGCGGCGGCTCCTCAAGGCGGCCCGGCGCCACCGCGAGCTGCACGCGCAGCTGCGCCGCGTCGAGCAGGGCCAGCAGGACGGTCAGCGGGCCGAGTTGGAGCACGAGCTGGACCGGCTGAACCGGCTGCCGCACCCGTCCCCTCCCCCCGGCCTCCCCAACACCTGGGTCCGGCTGCCGCACTCCGCGGGGCCGGTGGAGCTGGCCCTGGCCTGGGGGCCGCGCACGACCTGGTGGGGCAACGCCTGCCGGGCCGCGTACTTCGCCACGCTGGCCTCGGTGCCGACGGCCGGCGTACTGCTCTGGGCCGAACATGTCAGGGGGACGCTGTGGACCGACAAGTTCGTGGAGCGCTTCGGGTTCGTCGACACGGTGGCGTCCCTGATGAGCATGGGGATCACCTGGGCGGGCGCCGGGTTCACGCTGGGCGCCCTGTGGCGCGTACTGCCCGGCCGTCGCGGTCCCGTGCGGGCGTTCTGGCTGTCCCTCGTGTACGCGGTCCCCGCCTTCGTGCACTGGATCGGTGTCCGGCTCGTCGACCAGCCCTTCGACACCTGGGCGCTCAACGTCAGCCTCACGCTGCTCGTCCTCACCGTGACCGGGGTCGCGATGGACATCGACACCTTCCGCAGAGAGGGGCACTACTGGCCCACCAAGGCGGGCCTGCTGCTGTCGGTGTACCAATGGCGTACGGCCTCGCTCCAAGTGGCGTTCCTCGTGGCCCAGGTCGTGGCACTGGTGACCATCTGGCAGCAGCTCAAGGGGGCTGAGCCGATGGTGCTGATCGAGCGGGACCCCAGCGAGGGCGTCGGCGGCGGTGGTTCCGGGAGCGCGCCCTGA
- a CDS encoding glycosyltransferase family 4 protein, translated as MTAEASEAGAPEDPAADGLRPLDIALLTYKGNPFCGGQGVYVRHLSRELARLGHRVEVIGAQPYPVLDEGYDGLSLTELPSLDLYRQPDPFRTPKRDEYRDWIDALEVATMWTGGFPEPLTFSLRARRHLRARRGEFDVVHDNQTLGYGLLGDVGAPLVTTIHHPITVDRQLELDAAQGWQRRFSVRRWYAFTRMQKRVARRLPSVLTVSGTSRQEIVDHLGVRQDRIHVVHIGADTDLFSPDPSVPVVPGRIVTTSSADVPLKGLVHLVEALAKVRTEHPGAHLVVVGKRPAEGPVAQAMERYGLDGAVEFVKGISDAELVDLVRSAQVACVPSLYEGFSLPAAEAMATGTPLLATTGGAIPEVAGRDGETCLAVPPGDSQALAAGLGRLLGDAELRARLGAAGRERVLRHFTWARAAEGTVARYREAIARAGGDAEGRSTPPASGGSAVGGDRSGSLGSADSVVGGDRSGAVVSGGGESVVSGGGASVVSDRSAAGVDSASLVSGGSAVDGDRSAAPASGRPAAGVDQPASLASGRSAAPAGAVSAATTDVEGVNSESRATC; from the coding sequence GTGACCGCTGAGGCCAGCGAGGCCGGGGCTCCGGAGGACCCCGCGGCCGACGGCTTGCGACCGCTCGACATCGCGCTCCTCACCTATAAAGGGAACCCGTTCTGCGGCGGTCAGGGCGTCTACGTCCGGCACCTCTCACGCGAACTGGCCCGCCTCGGCCACCGGGTCGAGGTCATCGGCGCACAGCCGTATCCCGTGCTCGACGAGGGCTACGACGGACTGAGCCTCACCGAGCTGCCCAGCCTCGACCTCTACCGCCAGCCGGATCCCTTCCGCACGCCGAAGCGTGACGAGTACCGCGACTGGATCGACGCGCTCGAAGTCGCGACCATGTGGACCGGCGGCTTCCCCGAACCACTGACGTTCTCGCTGCGCGCCCGCCGCCATCTGCGTGCCCGCCGCGGCGAGTTCGACGTCGTCCACGACAACCAGACGCTCGGGTACGGATTGCTGGGAGACGTGGGCGCGCCCCTGGTGACCACGATCCACCACCCCATCACCGTGGACCGGCAGTTGGAGCTGGACGCGGCCCAGGGCTGGCAGCGGCGCTTCTCCGTGCGGCGCTGGTACGCCTTCACGCGCATGCAGAAGCGCGTCGCGCGGCGGCTGCCGTCCGTGCTCACCGTCTCCGGCACGTCCCGCCAGGAGATCGTCGACCACCTCGGCGTACGCCAGGACCGCATCCACGTGGTCCACATCGGCGCCGACACCGACCTGTTCTCGCCGGACCCGTCCGTGCCGGTCGTGCCGGGGCGGATCGTGACGACGTCCAGCGCGGACGTGCCGCTGAAGGGCCTCGTCCATCTCGTCGAGGCGCTCGCCAAGGTACGTACCGAGCACCCCGGCGCCCACCTCGTCGTCGTCGGCAAGCGTCCGGCCGAAGGACCCGTCGCCCAGGCGATGGAGCGGTACGGCCTCGACGGCGCCGTCGAGTTCGTCAAGGGCATCTCCGACGCGGAACTCGTCGACCTCGTGCGCTCGGCACAGGTCGCGTGCGTACCGTCGCTCTACGAGGGCTTCTCGCTGCCGGCCGCCGAGGCCATGGCGACCGGGACGCCCCTGCTCGCCACGACCGGCGGCGCGATCCCCGAGGTCGCCGGCCGGGACGGGGAGACCTGCCTGGCGGTGCCGCCGGGCGACTCGCAGGCACTGGCGGCCGGGCTGGGCCGCCTGCTGGGCGACGCGGAGTTGCGTGCGCGGCTCGGAGCGGCCGGGCGGGAACGGGTCCTGCGGCACTTCACCTGGGCCAGGGCGGCGGAGGGCACGGTGGCGCGGTACCGCGAGGCGATCGCCCGCGCCGGGGGTGACGCCGAGGGCCGCTCGACGCCCCCGGCCTCCGGCGGTTCCGCGGTGGGCGGTGACCGCTCGGGGTCCCTGGGTTCTGCCGACTCCGTGGTGGGCGGTGACCGCTCGGGGGCCGTGGTTTCCGGCGGCGGTGAGTCTGTGGTTTCCGGCGGCGGTGCGTCTGTGGTTTCCGACCGCTCCGCAGCGGGCGTTGACTCCGCCTCCCTTGTTTCCGGCGGCTCCGCGGTGGACGGCGACCGCTCGGCGGCCCCGGCTTCCGGCCGCCCCGCAGCGGGCGTCGACCAGCCGGCGTCCCTGGCCTCCGGCCGTTCCGCGGCTCCCGCAGGTGCTGTCTCCGCAGCCACCACAGATGTAGAAGGCGTCAACTCCGAAAGCAGGGCCACGTGCTGA
- a CDS encoding aldehyde dehydrogenase, which yields MTELVEHGQLFVGGELTDPLGTDVIEVISPHTEEVIGRVPHASTADVDRAVGVARRAFDEGPWPRMSLDERIEVVSRIKDGIAARHDEIARVISAQNGSPYSWSVLAQALGAVMVWDSAITVARNFTYEERRDGVLGRILVRREPVGVVAAVVPWNVPQFVAAAKLAPALLTGCTAVLKPSPESPLDAYLLGEIATEAGLPEGVLSILPADREVSEYLVGHPGVDKVSFTGSVAAGKRVMEVAARNLTRVTLELGGKSAAVVLPDADVETAVAGIAPAAWMNNGQACVAQTRILLPRSRYDEFADALAAAAGALTVGDPLDPATHVGPLVARRQQRRNLDYIRIGQEEGAKILTGGGRPAGLDRGWYVEPTLFGDVDNSMRIAREEIFGPVICLLPYDDESDAVKIANDSDYGLSGSVWTADVEHGIEIARQVRTGTYSVNTFSLDMLGPFGGYKNSGLGREFGPEGYGEYLEHKMIHLPADA from the coding sequence ATGACCGAGCTCGTGGAACACGGACAGCTGTTCGTCGGCGGGGAGTTGACCGACCCCCTGGGTACGGACGTCATCGAGGTGATCTCGCCGCACACGGAAGAGGTCATCGGGCGCGTCCCGCACGCCTCGACGGCGGATGTGGACCGGGCCGTGGGGGTGGCCCGGCGGGCCTTCGACGAGGGACCCTGGCCGCGCATGAGCCTCGACGAGCGGATCGAGGTCGTGAGCAGGATCAAGGACGGGATCGCCGCCCGGCACGACGAGATCGCCCGTGTGATCTCCGCCCAGAACGGCTCGCCGTACTCCTGGAGCGTCCTCGCCCAGGCCCTCGGTGCCGTCATGGTCTGGGACTCGGCGATCACCGTCGCGCGGAACTTCACGTACGAGGAGCGGCGCGACGGCGTGCTCGGCCGCATCCTCGTTCGGCGGGAGCCCGTCGGGGTGGTCGCCGCCGTCGTCCCCTGGAACGTCCCGCAGTTCGTCGCCGCCGCCAAGCTCGCCCCCGCCCTTCTCACCGGCTGCACGGCCGTGCTCAAGCCCTCGCCCGAGTCACCGCTGGACGCGTACCTGCTCGGCGAGATCGCGACGGAGGCCGGGCTGCCGGAGGGCGTGCTGTCGATCCTGCCCGCGGACCGGGAGGTGAGCGAGTACCTGGTCGGGCACCCCGGCGTCGACAAGGTGTCCTTCACCGGGTCGGTCGCGGCCGGCAAGCGAGTGATGGAGGTGGCGGCCCGCAACCTCACCCGCGTGACCCTCGAACTGGGCGGCAAGTCGGCGGCCGTCGTCCTGCCCGACGCGGACGTGGAGACGGCCGTGGCGGGCATCGCCCCCGCGGCCTGGATGAACAACGGGCAGGCCTGCGTCGCCCAGACCCGCATCCTCCTCCCGCGCTCCCGTTACGACGAGTTCGCCGACGCCCTGGCCGCCGCGGCGGGCGCGCTGACGGTCGGCGACCCGCTGGACCCGGCCACCCACGTGGGCCCGCTGGTGGCCAGGCGGCAGCAGCGGCGCAACCTCGACTACATACGCATCGGCCAGGAGGAGGGCGCGAAGATCCTGACCGGCGGCGGACGCCCGGCCGGCCTCGACCGCGGCTGGTACGTCGAGCCGACCCTCTTCGGCGACGTCGACAACTCCATGCGCATCGCCCGCGAGGAGATCTTCGGCCCGGTGATCTGCCTGCTGCCCTACGACGACGAGTCCGACGCCGTGAAGATCGCCAACGACTCCGACTACGGACTGAGCGGCAGCGTGTGGACGGCGGACGTCGAGCACGGCATCGAGATCGCCCGGCAGGTCCGTACGGGCACGTACTCGGTCAACACCTTCAGCCTGGACATGCTGGGCCCCTTCGGCGGCTACAAGAACTCGGGCCTGGGGCGGGAGTTCGGGCCGGAGGGGTACGGCGAGTACCTGGAGCACAAGATGATCCACCTCCCGGCGGACGCGTAG
- a CDS encoding class I SAM-dependent methyltransferase: MLTVDFSRFPLAPGDRVLDLGCGAGRHAFECYRRGAQVVALDQNAEEIREVAKWFAAMKEAGEAPEGATATAMEGDALALPFPDESFDVVIISEVMEHIPDDKGVLAEMVRVLRPGGRIAVTVPRYGPEKVCWTLSDAYHEVEGGHIRIYKADELLEKIREAGLEPYGTHHAHALHSPYWWLKCAFGVDNDKALPVRAYHKLLVWDIMKRPLATRVAEQALNPLIGKSFVAYATKPHLPRLSDTGADAR, translated from the coding sequence GTGCTGACCGTCGACTTCTCCCGGTTCCCGCTCGCCCCGGGCGACCGAGTCCTGGATCTCGGCTGCGGTGCCGGCCGGCACGCCTTCGAGTGCTATCGGCGCGGCGCGCAGGTAGTGGCGCTGGACCAGAACGCCGAGGAGATCCGCGAGGTCGCCAAGTGGTTCGCGGCGATGAAGGAGGCCGGCGAGGCCCCCGAGGGCGCCACCGCCACGGCCATGGAGGGCGACGCCCTCGCCCTGCCCTTCCCCGACGAGTCCTTCGACGTCGTGATCATCTCCGAGGTGATGGAGCACATCCCGGACGACAAGGGCGTCCTCGCGGAGATGGTGCGCGTGCTGAGGCCCGGCGGGCGCATCGCCGTCACCGTCCCGCGCTACGGCCCCGAGAAGGTCTGCTGGACCCTGTCCGACGCCTACCACGAGGTCGAGGGCGGCCACATCCGCATCTACAAGGCGGACGAGCTGCTCGAGAAGATCCGCGAGGCCGGGCTGGAGCCGTACGGCACGCACCACGCCCACGCCCTGCACTCCCCGTACTGGTGGCTGAAGTGCGCCTTCGGCGTCGACAACGACAAGGCGCTGCCGGTGCGGGCGTACCACAAGCTCCTGGTCTGGGACATCATGAAGAGACCGCTGGCCACCCGGGTCGCGGAGCAGGCGCTGAACCCGCTGATCGGCAAGAGCTTCGTGGCGTACGCGACCAAGCCGCACCTGCCGCGTCTTTCCGACACCGGGGCGGACGCCCGGTGA
- a CDS encoding GYD domain-containing protein translates to MPKYLFKVKLTPDGLKGLLKEGGSARRDVVGRMIEGLGGRVETMYWAFGEDDVYVTAELPGNTSAAALGMVVSAAGGVRTSTVVLLSAEEVDEAVRQQVDYRAPGA, encoded by the coding sequence ATGCCGAAGTACCTCTTCAAGGTGAAGCTGACCCCGGACGGGCTGAAGGGTCTGCTCAAGGAAGGCGGGAGCGCGCGGCGTGACGTCGTCGGGCGCATGATCGAAGGCCTCGGGGGCCGGGTCGAGACGATGTACTGGGCCTTCGGCGAGGACGACGTCTACGTCACGGCGGAGCTGCCGGGCAACACCTCCGCCGCGGCCTTGGGCATGGTCGTCTCGGCGGCCGGCGGGGTCCGCACGAGCACGGTCGTCCTGCTGTCGGCCGAAGAGGTCGACGAGGCCGTCCGGCAGCAGGTGGACTACCGGGCACCCGGCGCCTGA
- a CDS encoding ferredoxin: MGDRWHVEVDRSLCIGSAQCLHHAPDGFRLDSARQSHPVAPDTDANERVLEAAENCPVEAITITLGDSGEPVFPPEE; encoded by the coding sequence ATGGGCGACCGCTGGCACGTCGAGGTCGACCGCTCCCTGTGCATCGGCTCCGCCCAGTGCCTCCACCACGCGCCGGACGGCTTCCGCCTGGACTCCGCCCGGCAGTCCCATCCGGTCGCCCCGGACACGGACGCGAACGAGCGGGTGCTGGAGGCGGCGGAGAACTGTCCGGTGGAGGCGATCACGATCACGCTGGGGGACAGCGGGGAGCCGGTGTTCCCGCCGGAGGAGTAG